From the Chanos chanos chromosome 7, fChaCha1.1, whole genome shotgun sequence genome, the window TGCTTTCCTTGCGGTTTGTATTTAATGTATATAAGTGAAACTATAGAACATTCTGTTGAACAGTTTTCTTATTGCTGTTGATAAAGTGTCTATTGCGGTACGTATCGCTATCGTTTTATCACCCTGGCTTAAGGCCACGGTCAAAACTGAGGGGACAACAATTTTATCTTAGACGGCATTAGCtcgatagttggattcaatggtcttttgctctGTTACTAAACTTCAGCTGGACACAGATccagtatttctacagttaagatttTTATGATGCTGTAACGCaatcacattcatattttcttgTGGAAATGCATCTTTACTTAAGTCAGATTTTATATGACAACATCTATGACAGTGTCCATACCTTTCTCTTTGATTGGTACAGCAGTGGTTCTCTGAGAGCCATGTTTATTCTGGGCCTCACAGTAGTATAGTCCGCTGTTATTGGACtgaatgttgttgatgatgtaacTCTGTCCATATCCTACAGGTGAAGTTACATTCTCTTTATACCAGGTGTAGTTTATCtgtggtggattagcatcactgctacaggtcagagtcactgaactgcctgCCACTATTTGACCAGATGCattgactgacactgtggtattTCTTGGAGGATCTGGAGAAAACAGAGTATACAAAATGTGCATTCACTATTGAGGTAATTaatgaaaccaaaaacacagagtcacataatatcttacttacataaaacattcagagatacAGCATTTGCatactgatgtccatgttgattagtggacttgcagtgatattctccactgtcctcagagctgatcttgttgatcctgtaggtctcttcttttcctatagTGACAGTTCCATTCTTCataaaccaggtgtaggtggctggtggattagcatcactgctgcaggtcagagtcactgaaccgccctccactatttcaccagagggactgactgacactgtggtcttctttggaggatctagtgaaaacaaaatatagaaaaatcacaGTGACCACTGAGGTAATAATGAAACTACAGACAAGAAGGGTCAGatcatatcttacttacataaaacatttagagatacagtatttgaatactgatgtcctTGTTTATTATTAgacttgcagtgatattctccactgtcctcagagctgatcttgttgatcctgtaggtctcttcttttcctatagAGACAGTTCCATTCTTCTGaaaccaggtgtaggtggctggtggattagcatcactgctgcagatcagagtcactgaactgccctccactatttcaccagagggactgactgacactgtggtcttctttggagaatctagacaaaacaaaatacacaaaaatcaCAGTGACCACTGAGGCAATAATGAAACTACAAACACGAAGAGTCACATCATATACCTTAATCTCCATTAGATATCTATGCATTTCTACAGAGATATCTAATGGAGGTATAACTGTTCACCTTGTGACGTGAAGTAGGTGTAAGCTGTCTGTGATTGTCAAAGAGGGGCTTAAGTGGAGGGCAGCTGGACTTGCTTTGGAGATCATTGAAGATGTTTCACCTCTCACCTACAATGCTGTCCTTTCATCCCTTCCTAGGAGATTTAACAATCATTCACACTTGGCCGCGTGTGACGCCAGCGACCCTATCTTCTGTCGTTACAACTACCAGGAGAACTAACAAACCAAGTGACATGAATGGCCTTGATAATGAgcccacagaggttaaatacaTGGGATTCCACACCAGTCaatcagaactgaagaagcctcttggatgaaaGGTGAAAGGTCTTTAGGTATTTACAAATCAAGTCCAGTTGACCTCGACTTAACCCCTTCTTGGATAACCATGACCTGGATTACTGAGAATCTTCATGGACATCTGTCTGTGATTGTTTAAGTCCATgagtgatgtcacagtaaaTATGGTTCATGAAAGAAATTTCTACTCACatatgacagtgagagtgacagcaggagagggaagatTCTCATGACCttgtacagcacacatataactgcctctatcctcagagctgactgactggagagagagttcattgttcttcatgtttttccttgttaaaaCTTGTCCATTTTTATACCAGATGAAGGTTGGACTGTTACTCAGAGAACAGGTGGTTCTgcatttcagagtgactgtatcaccctccttcactctctctggagtctccaTCTGTAGgtctgaaaacaggagagaacagagaagatctCAGATTCAATTATATCATAataatgagagatgtttggtgCTCATTTAATTACATACTgtattaataattataatgataaagTTTCATGTACCTATAGATGTTGTGAAAATACCTGTAACTGAGAGTTGGACTCCAGGTGAACCAGTCCATTTACCCcctgttttatctgtttcaaaTCTGAATAGATACataactgcatctctctctctcacatcactCAGTTTCATGCTACAATCTGACTGTTTATCTCCAAGGTATTGAAACCTGCCTCTATAAGCTGGCTCTTCAGACAATGCAGGGCGgttaccattttcattttttgtccaGTAAACTGTTTCAACTCTATAACCGCTGGGATATGTGTAGGAGCAGGGCATGGTTACTGATGAACCCTTCACAGCACAGATACTATCAGGCCTGTACCACACACCCCAACTCTGACTATAAATACCTGAAACACATAGAACACACATCATCATCGTGTAATGATACTTTGGTAGACGGTCATTTGTGTCTAAACAAATGTTGTGCGAACAAAGTATCTggaaaaagggagccttattgtaaagtgtaaaacaaatcatcatttactaatgagttactaacatttataactgccaaaagggagcatcattgtaaaatgtaaaacacatcatcatttactaatgagttattaacatttttaactgtTAAATAGAACCTaactgtaaaatataaaacacatcaccaatTACTAATGAAT encodes:
- the LOC115815894 gene encoding B-cell receptor CD22-like yields the protein MSLPPSLVFLFMVQGIYSQSWGVWYRPDSICAVKGSSVTMPCSYTYPSGYRVETVYWTKNENGNRPALSEEPAYRGRFQYLGDKQSDCSMKLSDVRERDAVMYLFRFETDKTGGKWTGSPGVQLSVTDLQMETPERVKEGDTVTLKCRTTCSLSNSPTFIWYKNGQVLTRKNMKNNELSLQSVSPSGEIVEGSSVTLICSSDANPPATYTWFQKNGTVSIGKEETYRINKISSEDSGEYHCKSNNKQGHQYSNTVSLNVLYPPKKTTVSVSPSGEIVEGGSVTLTCSSDANPPATYTWFMKNGTVTIGKEETYRINKISSEDSGEYHCKSTNQHGHQYANAVSLNVLYPPRNTTVSVNASGQIVAGSSVTLTCSSDANPPQINYTWYKENVTSPVGYGQSYIINNIQSNNSGLYYCEAQNKHGSQRTTAVPIKEKGMDTVIDVVI